A region from the Salicibibacter cibarius genome encodes:
- the ehuB gene encoding ectoine/hydroxyectoine ABC transporter substrate-binding protein EhuB — translation MKKRGLIFALTGVGALIAACGGGETTVEDLEEDGVVQVGVANEEPYGYLDGETATGASTEIARAVFQNMGVEDVEATVTEFGNLIPSLNAGNYDVVTAGMDIQPDRCENASFGDIEYSYGEGMAVEAGNPLDLHSYEDIVEEDATVSIMSGANQVEMFEDLGIDEDNIQYADDIPGNIAALEAGDVDATVMTGATMNSAMENADTDAIEQPEDFTDPEIDGEEQVAYGAAVFRDDDEELREAYNESLQELKDSGEIAEIIAEFGFEEDDVVMDETTTEERCEG, via the coding sequence ATGAAAAAAAGGGGCCTTATTTTTGCATTGACGGGTGTCGGAGCGCTCATTGCCGCTTGTGGCGGTGGCGAAACGACGGTAGAAGATCTTGAAGAAGATGGTGTTGTACAGGTAGGGGTTGCCAATGAAGAACCGTATGGCTATCTTGATGGCGAAACGGCTACCGGTGCCAGTACGGAAATTGCCAGAGCAGTTTTCCAGAACATGGGCGTCGAGGATGTTGAAGCGACGGTTACGGAATTCGGGAACCTTATTCCGAGTTTAAATGCCGGCAACTATGATGTTGTTACCGCGGGGATGGATATACAACCGGATCGTTGTGAAAATGCAAGTTTCGGAGATATCGAATACAGCTATGGCGAGGGAATGGCTGTTGAAGCCGGAAATCCATTGGATTTACACAGCTATGAAGATATCGTTGAGGAAGACGCGACTGTATCGATCATGTCGGGGGCCAACCAGGTTGAAATGTTTGAAGACCTTGGCATTGATGAAGATAATATTCAGTATGCCGATGACATTCCTGGGAACATTGCCGCCCTTGAAGCCGGGGATGTTGACGCGACGGTGATGACGGGTGCGACGATGAACTCGGCGATGGAAAATGCGGATACAGACGCGATCGAGCAGCCGGAAGATTTTACGGACCCGGAGATTGATGGAGAAGAGCAGGTTGCATACGGTGCCGCTGTTTTTCGCGATGATGACGAAGAATTGCGTGAAGCCTATAACGAAAGCCTGCAGGAATTAAAAGACTCCGGGGAAATCGCGGAGATTATCGCGGAGTTTGGTTTCGAAGAGGATGATGTTGTCATGGACGAGACGACAACCGAAGAACGGTGTGAAGGATAG
- the ehuD gene encoding ectoine/hydroxyectoine ABC transporter permease subunit EhuD, translating into MTWDWEFAFEIFPDILNAIGVTIGATVAAYFISLTLGLVLTLLRRSSFKPLSLFVAGVIEFIRMTPPLVQLFFVYFAFDMSPFLTGAIVLGVHYATYVSEVYRSGIESVPASQWEASKALNFSTAHTWQKVILPQAIPPVIPMLGNYLIVLFKETPLLSGIYVLEMLAVAQMIGSDTYRFLEPVTIVGFLFLVLSYPSALFIRYLEKRSGQMPGSSEKGVKT; encoded by the coding sequence ATGACATGGGATTGGGAGTTTGCATTTGAAATATTCCCGGATATCTTAAACGCCATTGGCGTTACAATTGGGGCGACAGTTGCCGCATATTTTATTTCTCTGACACTTGGGCTTGTGCTCACGTTGCTGCGAAGGTCAAGTTTCAAGCCATTATCTCTCTTTGTGGCAGGTGTTATCGAATTTATCCGTATGACACCGCCCCTTGTACAATTATTCTTCGTTTATTTTGCCTTTGATATGAGTCCGTTTTTGACAGGGGCAATCGTGCTTGGCGTTCATTACGCCACGTATGTATCGGAAGTGTATCGATCCGGTATAGAGTCTGTCCCGGCCAGTCAATGGGAGGCCAGCAAGGCATTGAACTTTTCAACGGCGCATACGTGGCAAAAAGTCATTTTACCGCAAGCGATACCGCCGGTCATCCCCATGTTGGGAAATTATTTGATCGTACTGTTTAAAGAAACACCATTGTTATCCGGAATTTACGTGCTGGAAATGTTAGCGGTGGCACAAATGATTGGTTCCGACACGTACCGTTTTCTGGAACCGGTCACGATTGTCGGTTTCTTATTCCTTGTACTTAGTTACCCATCCGCGTTGTTCATTCGATATTTGGAAAAACGATCGGGTCAAATGCCCGGAAGTTCTGAAAAGGGTGTGAAAACATGA
- the ehuC gene encoding ectoine/hydroxyectoine ABC transporter permease subunit EhuC — protein MFTNIGEFLPFILEGLSTTVQAFLFGAALAYSIAIVAGLARTANLAIVRVVATIFVELFRGTSLLVQMFFFAFVFPSLAPFTISTFLAGGLALGFNYGAYASEVVRGAVLSVPEGQKEAAVSLNMSKFQRMRLVILPQAFRIMLPGIGNNSIELLKGTSLVYFISLADMTYRADILRGANTALSSQVEIYTYLLFTYFVIALPLVLLTRWLEKQASKGVSTA, from the coding sequence GTGTTTACGAATATTGGAGAATTTTTACCTTTCATATTAGAAGGATTGTCCACGACCGTACAAGCATTTTTGTTCGGCGCTGCATTGGCTTATTCCATCGCGATTGTGGCCGGTCTTGCAAGGACAGCTAATCTTGCGATTGTACGAGTGGTCGCTACTATCTTTGTCGAGTTATTTCGGGGGACATCCTTACTTGTGCAGATGTTTTTCTTTGCGTTCGTATTCCCGTCGCTGGCTCCATTTACGATATCCACATTTTTGGCCGGCGGGCTTGCGCTCGGGTTTAACTACGGCGCATATGCGTCCGAAGTCGTTCGCGGTGCCGTTTTATCCGTGCCGGAAGGGCAAAAAGAGGCAGCCGTTTCCCTCAACATGTCAAAGTTTCAACGCATGCGTCTCGTTATTTTGCCGCAGGCGTTTCGCATCATGTTGCCGGGGATCGGGAATAATTCCATTGAGTTATTAAAAGGAACCTCGCTCGTGTACTTTATTTCGCTCGCCGATATGACGTATCGAGCGGATATTCTTCGAGGCGCGAATACGGCGCTTAGCAGCCAAGTGGAGATTTATACGTATTTATTGTTTACTTATTTTGTAATCGCGCTTCCCCTTGTCTTATTGACGAGATGGTTGGAGAAACAAGCATCTAAAGGGGTGAGCACAGCATGA